A window from Aliidongia dinghuensis encodes these proteins:
- a CDS encoding phosphate/phosphite/phosphonate ABC transporter substrate-binding protein yields the protein MTRTIWVGAVAYDPKVVTIWEGMRRYFHEEARLPVEVVLFQSYEAQVGALLAEPVAPAPRIDIAWNTNLAYLQAEAWSERRCRPVAMRDTDLGWMTKIVAVAGGPVSSLADLENRTLALGSRDSGHAAILPVHFLERAGLIEGRTYRTLRFNSDLGKHGDTGASEAEVIRAVLDGSADAGAIGSPFWQALQSGRLVPEGALVEIWTSEPYNHCMFTARPDLDRSLEQRFAQALSQMSYDNPDHRAVLEAEGLKRWLVPHLDGYDALRQAAARQGFFTRN from the coding sequence ATGACGCGAACGATCTGGGTGGGGGCCGTCGCTTACGATCCAAAGGTGGTCACGATCTGGGAGGGAATGCGGCGCTACTTTCACGAGGAGGCGCGGCTCCCGGTCGAGGTCGTCCTGTTCCAGAGCTACGAAGCGCAGGTGGGGGCGCTCTTGGCTGAGCCCGTCGCGCCGGCGCCTCGTATCGACATCGCCTGGAACACGAATCTCGCCTATCTGCAGGCCGAGGCATGGAGCGAGCGCCGCTGCCGCCCGGTCGCGATGCGCGACACCGATCTCGGCTGGATGACCAAGATCGTCGCCGTCGCCGGCGGGCCGGTGTCGTCGCTTGCCGACCTCGAGAACCGCACGCTGGCACTCGGCAGCCGCGACAGCGGCCATGCCGCCATTCTGCCGGTTCACTTCCTCGAGCGCGCAGGCCTCATCGAGGGCCGCACCTATCGCACGCTCCGCTTCAACAGCGATCTGGGCAAGCATGGCGATACCGGAGCCAGCGAGGCGGAGGTGATCCGCGCGGTGCTTGACGGCAGCGCCGACGCGGGTGCCATCGGCAGCCCGTTCTGGCAGGCGCTACAGAGCGGCCGGCTGGTGCCCGAGGGCGCCCTGGTCGAGATCTGGACCTCCGAGCCCTACAACCACTGCATGTTCACGGCGCGACCGGATCTCGATCGATCCCTGGAACAGCGCTTCGCGCAGGCCCTCTCGCAGATGAGCTACGACAATCCCGATCACCGGGCCGTGCTCGAGGCCGAGGGGCTCAAGCGATGGCTGGTGCCCCACCTCGACGGCTACGACGCGCTCCGCCAAGCCGCGGCGCGCCAGGGGTTCTTCACGCGCAATTGA
- a CDS encoding acyl-CoA dehydrogenase family protein has product MNHDTAVSSAKDIADRVLAPAARQNDKEGRFSAEAVAALGQAGLLGLMLPGEVGGSGLGPRSFAAVMATLAEADASVAMVYLMHACASATIAAARPGAAVAPALKEIAAGRHLSTLAFSEAGSRSHFWAPISRARRNAAGVHLTARKSWVTSAGQAQSYVVSSLAPEGQDPTQSTLYLVPADAPGLTVAGPWDGLGLRANASAPMALEDCTVAPEHQLTEDGAGFQAMLQVVLPLFNLGSAAVALGLCRATVSGTTNHLKTARFEHLGQSLGESLPTLRAQLAAMQIETAGLAARIDGVVDHLERPRDDTMLRVLECKAAAGDAAISVTSTAMRVCGGAAFSKHMSIERLFRDAHAGAVMAPTGDVLREFIAKALLGMPLF; this is encoded by the coding sequence ATGAATCATGACACGGCGGTTTCGAGTGCCAAGGACATAGCTGATCGCGTGCTGGCTCCGGCAGCCCGGCAGAACGACAAGGAGGGCCGCTTCTCCGCCGAAGCGGTCGCAGCACTCGGCCAGGCCGGGCTGCTCGGACTGATGCTGCCCGGGGAGGTCGGCGGATCGGGCTTGGGACCACGGAGCTTCGCGGCCGTCATGGCGACGCTCGCCGAAGCGGACGCATCGGTCGCCATGGTCTATCTGATGCACGCGTGCGCGAGTGCGACCATCGCCGCGGCTCGGCCGGGCGCCGCGGTCGCGCCTGCCTTGAAGGAGATCGCCGCCGGGCGGCATCTCTCCACCCTGGCCTTCAGCGAGGCCGGGTCTCGCAGTCACTTCTGGGCCCCGATCTCGCGCGCCCGACGGAACGCCGCAGGGGTTCATCTCACCGCGCGAAAATCGTGGGTGACGAGTGCCGGCCAGGCCCAGAGCTACGTCGTCTCCTCGCTGGCGCCCGAAGGGCAGGACCCCACCCAGTCGACGCTCTACCTGGTTCCCGCGGACGCTCCCGGCCTCACGGTCGCGGGGCCCTGGGATGGTCTCGGCTTGCGCGCCAATGCCTCGGCGCCCATGGCGCTCGAGGACTGCACGGTCGCACCGGAGCATCAGCTGACGGAAGACGGCGCGGGCTTCCAGGCGATGCTTCAGGTCGTGCTGCCGCTGTTCAATCTCGGCAGCGCGGCCGTTGCCTTGGGCCTCTGCCGCGCGACTGTCTCTGGCACCACCAACCATCTGAAGACCGCCCGGTTCGAGCATCTGGGGCAGAGCCTCGGCGAGAGCCTGCCGACGCTCCGCGCCCAGTTGGCGGCGATGCAGATCGAGACCGCCGGCCTCGCCGCGCGCATCGACGGTGTCGTGGATCACCTGGAGCGGCCGCGGGACGACACGATGCTGCGCGTGCTCGAATGCAAGGCGGCGGCCGGCGACGCGGCGATCAGCGTCACCTCCACCGCGATGCGCGTCTGCGGCGGCGCCGCCTTCTCGAAGCACATGAGCATCGAACGACTGTTCCGGGATGCCCATGCCGGCGCGGTGATGGCGCCGACCGGGGACGTGCTGCGCGAGTTCATCGCGAAGGCGCTTCTGGGCATGCCGCTCTTCTGA
- a CDS encoding cupin domain-containing protein: MDGRRFMAGGMLALAMASGALVGAARAEEAVTFTDLDSVLKQKPLLPEGATADIVAAQHVGASELQIVVARKIGLHTHEDTVHRIYVARGKGIFRFAGRSRRVKVGDILTVPKHVVHGFETAPGAEPLVLLVVETPE; encoded by the coding sequence ATGGACGGGCGGCGCTTCATGGCCGGCGGCATGCTGGCTCTTGCGATGGCGAGCGGCGCGCTGGTTGGTGCTGCGCGCGCCGAGGAAGCGGTCACCTTCACCGATCTCGACAGCGTGCTGAAGCAGAAGCCGCTGTTGCCCGAAGGGGCCACGGCCGACATCGTCGCAGCACAGCACGTGGGTGCCAGCGAGTTGCAGATCGTCGTGGCGCGGAAGATCGGCCTTCACACGCACGAAGACACGGTCCATCGCATCTATGTCGCGCGCGGCAAGGGCATCTTCCGCTTCGCCGGCCGATCGCGCCGGGTCAAGGTCGGGGATATCCTGACCGTGCCCAAGCATGTGGTCCATGGCTTCGAAACGGCGCCTGGCGCGGAGCCGCTCGTCCTGCTGGTGGTCGAGACGCCCGAGTGA
- a CDS encoding DoxX family protein has product MPNPLSDVLNFLLDPAWMTGVFWLLILGSFAIAAYAWATIEGQRTPRHLADWILRFLIGSMWWQQTLWKLPPYYTDHPDQPTTTGLYYWMTTLGKSASVPLQGDFVNNIVLPHFYLFAPIVYVLEVLTAVSLLLGLFVRFWGAIGALQVLNLWLGLYNAYGEWPWTYFFLLVLQLIFTFHQYGRSLGLDAIIVERYARANGRGVVSNFVLRALT; this is encoded by the coding sequence ATGCCAAACCCGCTGTCCGATGTTCTGAATTTCCTGCTCGATCCGGCCTGGATGACCGGCGTGTTCTGGCTGTTGATCCTGGGCAGCTTCGCCATCGCGGCCTATGCCTGGGCCACCATCGAGGGCCAGCGCACGCCGCGCCATCTGGCCGATTGGATCTTGCGGTTTCTGATCGGTTCGATGTGGTGGCAGCAAACGCTGTGGAAGCTCCCGCCCTATTACACCGATCACCCGGACCAGCCGACCACGACCGGCCTCTATTACTGGATGACGACGTTGGGGAAATCAGCGTCGGTCCCGCTGCAGGGCGACTTCGTCAATAACATCGTCCTGCCGCACTTCTACCTGTTCGCGCCGATCGTCTACGTGCTTGAGGTGCTGACCGCCGTATCGCTCCTGCTCGGCCTCTTCGTCCGCTTCTGGGGCGCGATTGGCGCGCTGCAGGTGCTCAATCTGTGGCTCGGCCTCTACAATGCCTACGGCGAGTGGCCGTGGACCTATTTCTTCCTGCTCGTGCTGCAGCTGATCTTCACGTTCCACCAGTACGGCAGGAGCCTCGGGCTCGATGCGATCATCGTGGAGCGTTATGCGCGCGCGAACGGGCGTGGCGTCGTCTCCAACTTCGTGCTCCGCGCTCTCACCTAG
- a CDS encoding glycosyltransferase family 2 protein, translating into MPAAEQMLSSGSAAPPRRPRVAVVIPTLDEEAPIGEVIRAVPRDVVDEIIVADSGSRDRTVERARAAGARVVEERQKGYGRACAAGAQAARDCDIIVFLDGDGSDRPEVVPVLLAPILAGTHDFVIGSRTRGEREPGSMNALQIAAGYLAGALTRLLYGVAYTDMCAFRAIRRDVLDRLRMREMTYGWNLEMQMRAARAGLRIVEIPVPHRRRIGGASKVSGTVMGTLKAGLRLGLAFARVAFERSDRANPANARD; encoded by the coding sequence ATGCCGGCGGCGGAACAAATGCTGAGCTCGGGCTCTGCCGCGCCGCCTCGGCGTCCGCGCGTCGCCGTGGTCATTCCGACGCTCGACGAGGAGGCGCCGATCGGCGAGGTGATCCGCGCCGTTCCGCGCGATGTCGTGGATGAAATCATCGTCGCCGACAGCGGCAGCCGGGACCGCACCGTCGAGCGGGCACGGGCTGCCGGCGCGCGCGTCGTCGAGGAGAGGCAGAAGGGCTATGGCCGGGCCTGCGCCGCCGGCGCACAGGCGGCCCGCGATTGCGACATTATTGTCTTCCTCGACGGCGACGGCAGCGACCGGCCGGAAGTCGTCCCGGTGCTGCTTGCGCCGATACTGGCGGGGACCCACGATTTCGTCATCGGATCCCGGACACGTGGCGAGCGGGAGCCCGGCAGCATGAATGCCTTGCAGATCGCAGCCGGCTACCTTGCGGGCGCGCTGACGCGGCTGCTCTACGGTGTCGCTTATACCGACATGTGCGCCTTTCGCGCGATCCGGCGGGATGTGCTCGATCGGCTCCGCATGCGCGAGATGACCTACGGCTGGAACCTGGAAATGCAGATGCGCGCCGCCCGGGCCGGCTTGCGCATCGTCGAGATCCCGGTGCCGCATCGCCGCCGCATCGGCGGTGCCTCCAAGGTGTCGGGTACCGTCATGGGGACGTTGAAAGCCGGCTTGCGCCTGGGTCTAGCCTTCGCGCGGGTCGCGTTCGAGCGGTCGGACCGGGCAAATCCGGCCAACGCGCGAGATTAG
- a CDS encoding radical SAM protein, whose translation MSANSTTAGGRAPNPARYFEHIEETRGPVVELEPVCLYLETTNRCNLLCTTCPRTFEDLEPPADMSWELFTAIVDQFPRIARVVLHGVGEPMMVRELPRMIHYLKDRGTYVLFNTNGTLLTSRKGRALIDSGLDELRVSLDAAEPGSFERVRGRDMFDRIVRNVRAFTRLQDELKARTPRVSLWLTGLKETLAELPAFVRLAVEIGVREVYLQRLVYFPEGQGLARPESALFERLDAAEGALIREAEELAQSLGITFNASGATEPGTSLKRERETQPWSLCRRPWTLMYFTAHGKALPCCIAPFSMRGYESFTLGDATQQSLREIWNGERYQEFRRALLSDRPSPACARCGLRWSL comes from the coding sequence ATGAGCGCGAATAGCACCACCGCCGGAGGGCGCGCGCCGAACCCGGCGCGATACTTCGAGCATATCGAAGAGACCCGTGGTCCGGTGGTGGAGCTCGAGCCGGTGTGCCTCTATCTCGAGACGACGAACCGCTGCAATCTGCTCTGCACCACCTGTCCCCGGACTTTTGAGGATCTCGAGCCGCCGGCCGACATGAGCTGGGAGCTCTTCACGGCGATCGTCGATCAGTTTCCGCGGATCGCGCGCGTGGTCCTCCATGGCGTCGGCGAGCCGATGATGGTGCGCGAGCTGCCGCGCATGATCCATTATCTCAAGGACCGCGGCACCTACGTGCTGTTCAACACGAACGGCACGCTGCTCACGAGCCGCAAGGGCAGGGCGCTCATCGATTCAGGACTGGACGAGCTCCGCGTCTCGCTCGACGCGGCCGAGCCCGGATCCTTCGAGCGGGTGCGCGGCCGCGACATGTTCGACCGGATCGTGCGCAATGTCCGCGCGTTCACCCGCCTGCAAGACGAGTTGAAGGCCCGGACGCCGCGGGTCTCGCTCTGGCTCACGGGGCTGAAGGAGACGCTCGCCGAGCTGCCGGCATTCGTGCGGCTCGCTGTCGAGATCGGCGTCCGCGAGGTCTATCTGCAGCGCCTCGTCTATTTCCCCGAAGGCCAGGGCTTGGCGCGGCCTGAATCGGCGTTGTTCGAGCGCCTCGATGCGGCGGAGGGCGCGCTCATCCGCGAGGCCGAGGAGCTCGCCCAGTCCCTCGGCATCACCTTCAACGCCTCGGGCGCCACCGAGCCCGGCACGAGCCTCAAGCGTGAGCGCGAGACCCAGCCCTGGTCGCTCTGCCGCCGCCCCTGGACGCTTATGTATTTCACTGCCCACGGCAAGGCGCTGCCCTGCTGCATCGCGCCCTTCTCGATGCGTGGCTACGAAAGCTTCACGCTCGGCGATGCCACCCAGCAGAGCCTGCGCGAAATCTGGAATGGCGAGCGCTATCAGGAATTCCGCCGCGCGCTGCTGAGCGACCGCCCGTCACCCGCCTGCGCGCGCTGCGGCCTGCGCTGGAGCCTGTGA
- a CDS encoding glycosyltransferase 87 family protein gives MVVIGALMLILTGVGLWLQHEDAEDGFIVLALLQGALYLVAVALTWRGGFSRRGLVAILVVAVAMRAGVLLAPPYLSDDIYRYVWDGRVQAAGINPYRYIPIDPHLAVLRDDAIFPNINRRTYAPTIYPPVAEVIYFIATRLHDSVTGMKATLVGLELAGVVLLLRLLALLRLPRERILAYAWHPLALWEFAGSGHIDAAVVCFVALALWARRRGLAWLTGGAIAAAALVKFYPAILLPALYRRWDWKLLVAAAVTAIVAYLPFLGAGSAVLGYLPDYVKGEELVSGSGFFLWSLVEHVAPSLRTLGATPYLALAAAALLALAIDAIRKDRAADHYIASATGLTVVAMVLLSPHYPWYFAWLVPFLCFAPRPSVLYLTVACPLLYFVPGGADPEGTRALYEAAIYCPFAALACLELWRRRGARTGASWIGAQS, from the coding sequence ATGGTCGTGATCGGCGCGCTGATGCTGATCCTGACCGGGGTTGGACTCTGGCTGCAGCATGAGGACGCAGAAGACGGATTCATCGTCCTCGCGCTGTTGCAAGGGGCGCTCTACCTGGTTGCCGTCGCCTTGACGTGGCGCGGCGGATTTTCGCGCCGCGGTCTTGTCGCAATCCTTGTGGTCGCGGTTGCGATGCGTGCCGGCGTCCTGCTGGCGCCGCCCTATCTCTCGGACGATATCTACCGCTACGTCTGGGATGGCCGGGTCCAGGCCGCAGGCATCAATCCCTACCGCTACATCCCGATCGATCCGCATCTGGCGGTGCTGCGGGACGATGCGATTTTTCCCAACATCAATCGCCGCACCTACGCGCCCACGATCTATCCACCGGTCGCCGAGGTCATCTATTTCATCGCCACCCGGCTTCACGACTCTGTCACCGGGATGAAGGCGACACTGGTCGGTCTCGAGCTGGCAGGCGTCGTGCTGTTGCTTCGCCTGCTGGCACTCCTGCGTCTGCCGCGCGAGCGGATCCTCGCCTACGCGTGGCATCCGCTGGCACTCTGGGAATTCGCCGGCAGCGGCCATATCGATGCCGCCGTCGTGTGCTTCGTCGCACTCGCCCTCTGGGCGCGGCGGCGCGGGCTGGCCTGGCTCACGGGCGGTGCTATCGCCGCCGCCGCGCTCGTGAAATTCTACCCGGCGATCCTGCTGCCGGCGCTCTATCGCCGCTGGGACTGGAAGCTGCTCGTAGCCGCCGCCGTGACGGCGATCGTCGCCTACCTGCCGTTCCTCGGCGCCGGCAGCGCGGTCTTGGGCTACCTGCCCGACTATGTGAAGGGCGAGGAACTGGTGAGTGGCTCCGGCTTCTTCTTGTGGAGCCTGGTCGAGCACGTGGCCCCATCGCTCCGTACACTGGGCGCTACGCCTTATCTGGCGCTTGCCGCCGCAGCTCTGCTGGCGCTCGCGATCGATGCCATCCGGAAAGACCGGGCCGCCGACCATTACATCGCCTCGGCGACCGGGTTGACCGTGGTCGCGATGGTCCTGCTCTCGCCGCACTATCCCTGGTACTTCGCGTGGCTGGTACCGTTCCTCTGTTTCGCGCCCCGCCCGTCGGTCCTCTATCTGACGGTCGCCTGTCCGCTGCTCTATTTCGTGCCGGGCGGAGCCGATCCCGAAGGCACTCGAGCGCTCTATGAAGCCGCGATCTACTGTCCCTTCGCGGCGCTCGCCTGCCTGGAACTGTGGCGACGCCGCGGCGCGCGCACCGGCGCAAGCTGGATCGGAGCGCAATCATGA
- a CDS encoding TIGR04282 family arsenosugar biosynthesis glycosyltransferase, translating to MDQARRDTCALAVMAKAPRNGEVKTRLVPPLHVAEAAALSACFLKDIAANFMAAAETVPIAGFIAYSPPGSEALFRDLVPPEIGLLPPRSVGLANSLPDAVEDLLGAGYGGVCLVNADSPTLPTSVLVEAVRALQAPGDRVVLGPAFDGGYYLIGLKRLHRRLFEDIAWSTERVFRQTMERAQSIALDTVTLPSWYDVDDAASLEWLCREILGGRRPPGCARPGYAAPDTSAYLQSLAAAGYGRRLGLEALGIDALGIDTLGTELGAVGHVPP from the coding sequence ATGGACCAGGCGCGCCGCGACACCTGCGCCCTGGCCGTGATGGCCAAGGCACCGCGGAACGGGGAAGTGAAGACCCGCCTCGTCCCGCCACTTCACGTGGCAGAAGCGGCAGCGCTCAGCGCCTGCTTTCTCAAGGACATTGCCGCCAATTTCATGGCGGCCGCCGAGACGGTGCCGATCGCGGGCTTCATCGCCTATTCGCCACCGGGCTCCGAGGCCCTGTTCCGCGATCTCGTCCCGCCGGAGATCGGGCTGCTGCCGCCGCGGAGCGTCGGCCTGGCCAACAGTCTGCCTGACGCGGTCGAGGACCTGCTCGGGGCGGGCTATGGCGGTGTCTGCCTCGTCAACGCCGACAGCCCGACGCTCCCGACGTCCGTGCTGGTCGAGGCCGTCCGGGCGTTGCAGGCACCGGGCGATCGCGTCGTGCTGGGCCCCGCTTTCGACGGCGGCTATTACCTTATCGGCTTGAAACGGCTGCATCGCCGTCTCTTCGAGGATATCGCCTGGAGCACGGAGCGGGTGTTCCGCCAGACGATGGAGCGGGCGCAAAGCATCGCGCTCGACACCGTGACGCTGCCGTCCTGGTACGATGTCGATGATGCGGCATCGCTGGAATGGCTCTGCCGCGAGATCCTCGGCGGCCGGCGCCCCCCGGGCTGCGCTCGTCCAGGCTATGCCGCCCCCGATACGAGCGCCTATCTGCAAAGCCTTGCGGCGGCGGGGTACGGCCGGCGCCTTGGTCTCGAGGCCCTGGGGATCGATGCCCTGGGGATCGATACCCTGGGAACCGAGCTGGGCGCGGTCGGGCACGTCCCGCCATGA
- a CDS encoding pentapeptide repeat-containing protein, translating to MLRTTALFWLLSLSLAGFAASAGDLTRADVQSILAAAQPGAGANLAGKSLAGLDLHDLDFSGADLSGADLSDADLRGAKFVKAKLAGAKLMRAKLNLAWIISADFSHADLSDAVLETLVVSRGLETQPAEAASFVGANLSGAKVTARFSLDDMQGANLSHLRASADMRNQSMGLIRTDFSRANLAGANFDGAGLGRVTFEFAKLQHARFTGADLSNADFAGADLTEADFTGANTTAASFTSAILTGVKGLARP from the coding sequence ATGCTTCGGACAACGGCGCTCTTCTGGCTCCTGTCCCTATCCCTGGCGGGCTTTGCCGCCTCCGCCGGCGACCTCACCCGCGCCGACGTCCAGTCGATCCTGGCCGCGGCGCAGCCAGGTGCGGGTGCCAATCTCGCCGGCAAATCGCTGGCCGGCCTCGATCTCCACGATCTGGATTTCAGCGGCGCCGACCTCTCCGGTGCCGATCTCTCGGATGCCGATCTGCGCGGCGCGAAATTCGTCAAGGCCAAGCTCGCCGGCGCCAAGCTCATGCGCGCGAAGCTGAACCTGGCCTGGATCATCAGCGCTGATTTTTCCCATGCCGACCTGTCGGACGCCGTGCTCGAGACGCTGGTCGTCTCGCGCGGCCTCGAGACCCAGCCGGCCGAGGCGGCGAGCTTCGTCGGCGCTAACCTCTCGGGTGCGAAGGTCACCGCGCGCTTCAGCCTCGACGACATGCAGGGTGCGAACCTGTCGCATCTGCGCGCCTCGGCGGATATGCGCAACCAGTCGATGGGCTTGATCCGCACGGACTTCTCGCGGGCGAACCTCGCAGGCGCGAATTTCGACGGCGCCGGGCTCGGGCGTGTCACCTTCGAGTTCGCCAAGCTACAGCATGCCCGGTTCACCGGGGCGGACCTGTCGAATGCCGATTTCGCCGGCGCCGATCTGACCGAGGCCGATTTCACGGGGGCGAACACGACGGCGGCGAGTTTTACGAGCGCCATCCTGACCGGGGTCAAGGGGCTGGCGCGGCCCTGA